The genomic window TGATCGCAAGCTTTAACGCGACCATTATGTTCGATGCGGTCTTTGATTCGCGTATGCCGATGTAAACGAGGGCCGTTATCACAAAGACGATGCCAAGAGCCGGCAGGTCGGCGATAACCGGAATGCCAAAGAGGTGCGGTGCCGTACTGTACGCCGTATAGGCCTCGATCTGGCCGCAGTTGACGGCGGCATCCGCTGCGTCACAGGCCGTTCTCAGGCTTTCGAGCGTGCTGCCGTCCGCGATCACCTTTGACACGGCATCAAAGCCTTGATGCGCCGTGCGGAAGTCCATCGTGAAATGCAGCGGGATATTGATGCCGTTCGGAAAGCCGATAGACGGCGCATTGATGCGCGCCAAAAGGCCCGTAAAATAATCACTCCACGAGATCGCGACCGCAATGTTGCCGATCGCGTATTCGACAAGCAGGTCCCAGCCGATGATCCATGCCAGAAGTTCGCCAAAGCTTGCGTAGGCGTATGTGTATGCAGAGCCGGCGATCGGTATCTTTGATGCGAACTCGGCGTAGCAAAGCGCGGCAAATCCGCACGCGATCGCGGCAAAAATGAACAGAAGGATGACGCCCGGCCCGCCGTTGAATGACGCTTGGCCGACCATCGCGAAAATTCCCGCACCGATGATGGCGGCAATACCGAGCATCGTCAGGTCGAAAGTGTTCAGCGAGCGGCGAAGCCCCGTAACGCTGTCTTCGGCCGGTTGGCCCGGCACCAAGGTCTCAGAGTCAGAGAAGCCTGCGGCCGCATCCGCCTGTATTTGTGCTATGGATTTCTTGCGAAAGATCGAGTTCGACATACGTTAAGCTCCCGGATCGTTGGTTCTGTGGCTGCTTGGAGAGTTCGTTTTACGCGAAATTCTGACCCAAAAGCCTAACGTAGTCAAGGAAATAGAGCGACCTAGTCAGCAGAACACTTGCCGACATCCCAAGATGTCAGTGAATATTTGTTCTGCAGATCCCTGTAAACAACCGCGGTAACGGTGTGCTTGCGTCCCCGCGAACCGTCGCGAACCTGCATACATACGCGGTAATTCATACCCGCAACGACCTGCGTTTGAGCCTTGGTGATGCGGACGAGCTTGACCTTGGCATTGTGTTCCTTTGCCTGTTCGCTGACGGCGAAAGCAGCAGCGGCCTTTACCTGTTTGTCTGAAACCTTGGCCTTGCTGTATGCACCGGTCAGCTGTGCCGAAACACGGGTCTGCGATGCGGCCGCACCGAACGCGAAAACAAGTCCGAGCAGGACAAAGAATGTGAATTTTTTCATGATCATCATTAACTCCGATTTAGTTGATCGTCGAGTATCGACAGACATTGAACGGATCAAGGGGCTATTGCTTGCAGCTTTTCTATGATCGGCGGAAGTTCATCCGACAGCGTCTCGATATCTCTGTCAGTATTATAGCGGCTGAGCGAAAATCTTATCGAACCCATCGAGCGTGAGAATGGTACATCCATTGCCGCAAGCGTCGCCGACGCCCGATGATGAGCATCGCTGCATGCCGAGCCGGTCGAGACGCAGATGCCGCGGCTGTCCAGCATATCCATTATCATATCGCCGTTGAGGCCCTCGAATGAGATGTTCGAGGTGTTGGCAAGCCGCCGCTGCGGGTCGCGTGTGCCGTTGACGGACGCACATTCAATTGAGGCGAGCACTCCGTTCTCCAGCCGATCGCGAAGCGCGCGGACAGGCTCCGTTGCCGCGAGAGCTCCGGCGAGCTCCGCTGCGGCGCCGAGGCCGGCTATTTGGTGCACTGCTTCGGTTCCCGCCCTTCTGCCGGCTTCCTGTCCGCCGCCTATCGAGTGCGGCGGGAGTTCGACACCACGGCGAATGTACAGCGCGCCGATGCCTTTAGGTGCGTGAAATTTATGACCTGAGACAGACAGCAGATCGACGCCGGTATGTGCGGCGTTTATCGGCGTTTTGCCTGCGGCATTGACCGCGTCGGTGTGGAACAGAGCGTCGGAGTATTCATGCACCATCCGGGACGCTGCTTCGATCGGGAAAAGTACGCCGGTCTCGTTATTCGCGGTCATAATTGATACGATCGCGGTGTCGGGCCGAAGCGCCGAGCGAAGTTCGTCAAGGTCAAGCAGGCCTTCGCTGTCCACCCCGAGGCGTGTAACCTCGCAGCCTTCTTTTTCAAGCCTGTCGCAAAGGAACCGCACTGCCTCGTGCTCGACGGCGCTCGTAATGATATGTTTGCTGTCAGGGCGGACGCGGAGAGCTCCCAGGATCGCCCAATTGTCGCTTTCGGTACCGCCGGAGGTGAAGACGATCTCATCGGGTGAGGCGGCGCCAAGCAACGCCGCAACCTGTTCGCGTGCGGTTTTCACGACTTTTCTCGAAGCCGTGCCTGCCGAATGTTTTGACGATGCGTTGCCGAATTCGCCGGTCATAAAAGGCATCATCGCTTCAAGAACCTCATCGGCGATACGTGTCGTAGCATTATTATCGAGATAGATCATTGTACCCGGCCGCGGCCCGAAGCCCCGTTGTTTACATTTTAGAATTACCATTTACAATTATAAACATCGTGGACGCAATACTTACGATAACCGAACCGACAGGCAGCACTTTCGAGATCGAGCTCGAGACAGGACGCCTCTATATGATCGGCAGGGCAAAAGGGAACGACATTGTACTGAATGACAGCCGCGTTTCGCGTAAACACGCACATTTAAGCTCGGGGCCGCAAGGGTTTCAGATAGTTGACGGCTATTATGAGAACGGAAAACTGGTCCGTAGCGTCAATCATGTTTATGTAAACGGTGCGCCGGAGCAGCAATGGATACTCTCGGCCGGCGACAAGATCCGCGTAGGCGAAAGTGTACTTGAGTTCGGCTTCAAACAGCCTCAGGCAATGCCGGAACCTGAGCCTGTCGTATCCGCGGCGTTGGCGCCCGGCGCCGTGCAGTATGAGGATACGCCGCTTGGCAACACGCAGGTAAGGATCTCGGCAAGCGAGATAATCGGAGGCCGGTCGCATTTGCAGATCGAGTCGCCCGCAGCAACACCTGACGAAGTAAAGGATCTTCGCCGCAAAGCAAAGCTGCTCGAACTGATGTTCGAGATGTCAAAGACGCTCGGCACGATCTTTGACCTCGAAGAGATATTTGAAAAGGCGACCGACCTTATCTTTCGCGGCACACCTGCCGACCGGGTGATCGCATTGCTGGCGGATGAGACGGTTGACGGCAAGATACTGACCTACAGCCTTTATCAGATCGGTTCGCGAACACGCGATGACAGCATCAAACAGCTGTCCGAAAAGATGCCTGTCAGCCGCACCATCACGCAAAAGGTGATGAATGAAAAGGTCGCCATACTGAGTCAGGACGCCCGCACGGATGCACAGTTCGTTGGCTCGGAGTCGATCGTTTCGCAAGGCATCCGCTCCACTATCTGCGCACCGCTCATCACGCAGTCGAACGTACATGGCGTGGTCTATGCCGACCGGCTTGATCCCTTCGCGGCCTTTACTCAGGACGACCTCGAACTTGTCAGTGCCGTGGCCGCGCAGACGGCAGTTACGGTCGAGACGGTAAAGGCGCACAACCGCTTGGCACGCGAAGAGGTCGCACGAGCGAACTACGGGCGTTTCCTGCCCGAATATGTGGTCAAGCAGCTGCTCGAAAACCCGAATTCATTCAGGCTCGGCGGCGTGAACCAAACGGTAACGGTGCTGTTCGCCGACATACGCGGATTTACGGCTCTGTCGGAGCACGAAAAGCCGGAAAAGGTCGTCGCTCTGCTTAACCGATACTTCTCTGCAATGACCGAAGTGATCTTTGCACACGGCGGGACGCTCGATAAATATATCGGCGACGGATTGATGGCTCTTTTCGGTGCACCGACCGCTTCGCAAAATGATCCGGTCAATGCGGTCAAGGCCGCCGTTGCGATGCAAAAGCGTGTTGTAAAGCTTAATGATGAGCTGCGTGCCGAAGGCTTTCCGGCCGTACAGGTCGGCGTCGGGTTGCACACCGGCGAGGCGGTCGTCGGCTATATCGGCTCCGACAAACGCTCGGAATACACGGCGATCGGCGATACAGTGAACCTCGCATCCCGCCTCGAATCGAATGCCGGGCCCGGACAGATCTTGCTTAGTGAGGCAACGCAAACTGCCGCCGGGAACATCTTTCCCGTGACCGCACGCGAACCGCTTTCGGTTAAAAATCGCCGTCAGCCCGTAACGCTTTTTGAGTTGAATTGGAAATAAGTTGATATAATAGCCGCGACGCCCATGCTCAAGATCTCATCACTAAAAAAACTTGTTACCGATTCGATGGCGATCGACCTCGGCACTTCCAGCATCATCATCGCCGTGAAAGATCGCGGCGTAGTGCTCGATGAACCTTCGCTCGTAGCCGTCAATGAGATGACCGAAGAGATCGTTGCTTACGGCCGCGATGCCGGCGATATGGCGGGCCGCGAAGGCCGCGATGTCGCGGTTGTCGCTCCGCTGACGGGCGGCGTGGTCGGCGACTTTGAACGCACTAAGCGGATGCTCGCCCACTTTGTCAAAAAGGCAAAGACACGCGGCTCGAACATCGCGATACAAGCCGTAATGTCGATCGTCTCGGACGTAACACACGTTGAACAGCGGGCGCTCCTTAACGCGTCCGAAGATGCAGGCATCGGAAAGGTCTTTATGATGGAAGAAGGCCTTGCCGCCGCATTCGGGGTCGGCGTTCTGCCAAGCGACAAGCGTGCATCGGCTATCGTTGACATTGGCTCGGGAACAACGAATTTTGCGGTGATCGCAAAAGGTGCCATAGTTAATTCGGCATCCGACAGGCACGGCTCTAATGCCATAAATGATGCGATCGCGACGCACTTGCGGCGCCATCGCGGATTGCAGGTCGGCAGCGAGACAACGGAGTTCATAAAGACGAATTTCGCATCTGCATTCCTGCCGTCCGATCTTTCGCGCTCGATGGAGGTTCGCGGCCGCGATGTTCAGACCGGAAGCCCCGCGGCTGTCGAGATAACTGCAGGCGAGATATACCCGATCGTTGAGGCCATCGTTCGCCGCATTGCGACGCGCGTGAAAGATACTTTGACCGAGCTTCGGCCCGAGGTAGCGGCCGACATTTACGATCGCGGCGTGATCCTGACGGGCGGCGGCGCTCTGCTCGAAGGCATCGACAGATACCTGCGGGAGTTCATAAAGCTTCCGGTAACCGTCCCCGACGAGCCGCGTTATGCGACCGTACACGGCCTCGTAAAGATGTTCGATGATCAAGACCTGCTCGAACGCGTCTCACGCAACGAACTTCACCTGCTCCGTAACGCCGAGATACCTTTTGAGGTCTGAGGCCTTATCTGACCGCTGCTGACGGCCCCGAAGGAAGATATTTTACGCATTGTCAGGCGATATAGAGACGGTTTCGCCCGGACTCTGTGTTATTCTGCAACCATTGAACGGAGCCGGGCCCGTCGGCATGGATTACAGTGACCTCATAGCCACATTGAACACGCTCCGCAGCGTGATCGACATAGCGTTGGTATTCATCATCGTCTATGTCGTGCTGAAGCTGCTGCGCGGCACGCGCGCCGTCCCGACGGTGATCGGGATGGTCATTCTTGCACTGCTTTATTGGATATCGGTCGCATACGATCTGCCGACGCTGGAATTCGTTCTGCGCTACGCGGTCGCATTCATCGGGATCGCCATTATCGTGCTTTTCCAATCGGAGATACGGCAGGCATTGATGTACTTTGCCAACAGGCTCCGCTACCCGATCATCAAACGCCAGCGTTCGCAGTTCGGCGGCTCGGTCTATGATGAGATCGTGCTGGCTATGACGACGCTTGCCTCGGACAAGACGGGAGCATTGATCGTGATCGAACGCAGTGTCGGGCTGCGCAATTTCATCGACGCAGGCGTGATGCTTGACGCAAGGATCAGCTATGACCTCCTTGTTACGATATTTCGGCCTGAAACGCCGCTGCACGACGGCGCCGTGATCATCCAGAACGAAAGGATCGCCGCCGCCTCGGTCTTCCTTCCGCTGACAAAGAACCCTGAAATTTCACGCGAACTCGGCACGCGGCACCGCGCCGCTATCGGGATCACCGAAGGCTCGGATGCCATCTCACTTGTGGTTTCCGAGGAGACCGGCCTGATCACATACGTCGAGTCAGGACAGGTTCGGCGCAACCTCGACCCGCCGACGCTTCGCAAACTCCTGCTCGATGCGATGCAGGTTCCGCTTACCGAAACGCTTCCGGCATCACAGTTCGCCGATGACCTTGCGGAGGGAGCCGATTGATATGGCAGAAACGCGGACACTTTTTGCCAAACATATACTTCGCCAGATCTTCCTTGAAGATTGGGCGTTGAAGCTGACCGCACTTGTCATCACGCTGGGCCTTTGGTTCGGCGTAACGGTCGTAAGCCGAGGCAAGCAGGCGAGCGAACGCTTTTCGGCACCGTTGAATTTTCGTGTTCTCGACAATGCGATAGTTACGAGTGCACCTGTGCAGGAGGTCGAACTTCGGGTTCGCGGCTCGGGCGATAAGGTCGATCAGATACGCCGCAGCGACCTTATCGTGAACGTAGATCTCTCAGAGATACAGCCCGGCGAACGTGTGATCGAGCTTACGCCCGAGACGGTCTCGGTCCCGCTACCCGAAGGCGTGAAGTTAGTGGATTTGCAGCCGAGCCGAGTTCCCGTCACGATCGAGGCGGCGGTAGAAAAGGATGTCGAGGTGCACGCGGTGACAACAGGCAGGCCGGCCGCAGGGTTCGAGGTTTACGGCGACCCTCTGATAGTGCCGAAAAAGGTCAAGATCCGCGGGCCGCGCTCGGTGGTCGATCCGATCGATCATCTGTTCACGGACAAGATCTCGCTTGACGGCCGGGACCAAGACCTCATTGCCCGGCAGATACCGATAACTTCGCCGGATAACAGGATTACGATCTACAACACCGTCGTTGACGTATCGTTCAAGATCGGCGAGAAGCGTGTCGAGCACACTTTCACAGTGCCTGCATCCGAGGCTGTACCAAAGGCGGTCTCAGTAACGCTCTACGGCCCGAAGAGCATCCTTGCGAAGCTGCGTACCAGCGAGATCAAGGTTGAGCCTGTACGCGGCGACCAGGACAGAGAGGTGATGCATGTCGTGCTGCCGGCAGATTTGGTCGACATCATCGAAGTAAAACGCCCGGCTCAGCAGTGATGCCGCTGTCAACCTTCGGCGGCGAGAAAGGCTTTGATATCGGAGCGCATCTCGTCAGTCAGCGCATGGCCCGCATGATACTGTTTTGAGCCGTAGCGTGGAAGGATAGCCCGCAGCCGTTCATCGTATGACGCGAACTGCTCCCGGCTGTAAAATTCATCATCGTCGCCGTACAGATACAGCATCGCCGCATCGAACGGCCTGTAGTTTTCGTTGGTGTCGAGATCACCCGGAATGCCGCCGCATACACCGATAACGCCCGCGAGCACTTCGCCGTGCGTGAATGCGAAGCGTAAGTTCAAGGCACATGCCTGCGAAAAGCCGTAGAGAAAGACCTTCGATTCGTCTATCAGCCTCTCTCGGTCAAGCTGTGCCATCACATCCAAAATGAACTTGTGATGCAGGGCAATGTCCTGCTCGGGACGTTTATCGCATAGCCAGCCGTAACCGATACGATAGCCATCGTCGGTTTGCCGGTAATGCGGGTGCGGTGCCTCGACAGAGGCGATGACGAACCGCTCGTCGGCAACAATCTTGGCCTCGCGCATCATATAACGCTTATGAGCACCGTAGCCGTGTACGGCGATCAGCAGCGGCAGCGGCCCGCCCGCCGCGTCGGGCACATAAATATCGTATAATAGGGCGATCTCGGCTTTGACCGAGAGGTCTGTGCGATCCATGCTCAACTGTCCGCCGCGTCGTGAACCATTCGCCGCTATTGTGCATAATGCTACAAGCGGGCCGCACCGCAGCGGAAGTCAAATATTAGGAAATGCGAGAGTTGATGACAAGGCTTGATGCGTTGGCGGGTATCGACGAGGTTCGGCCCGCCGCAAAGTTGCTTGCCCGCACGACATTCATTTTTGTCGTTCTGATGGCATTCTCGATACCGTTCTCGATAGCGGCCGCGAATATCACCGGAGGCATTGCCCTGGCCGCGTTCACCGCGTCGCTTTTTGTCTCAAAGGCTGCAAGGCGGCCGCTTCATCCCGTTGAGATAGCCCTCGTCGGTTTATTTCTTTGGTCAGCGGTTACCGCATTTACGTCTTATGACAGGGCGTTGTCGCTGGACCAACTGAAGGGACCGCTGCTGTTCCTGATCGTGATGATCGTCAACCGTACGATCCGCAATGCTCGCGCGGCGTGGTTCATTACGGCAACGCTGCTTGTTTCGACAACGATCGTCGCGCTCATCGCACCCGTTTACAGGATCATCGGCAGAGGCATCGAGATACACGGCGTCGCACCGGACGGGGCTCTCGGAGCTGCGGGCCTGATCGAGAACGATCAGCTGATGCGTATCGGCAGCACGCGTATCTATGACCCTGCGGACATCGTCGCCGCTTGTCAGCGAACGGGCGGCGTGTTGAAGGTGCCGTTCCATAGGCCTGACTATTACGGCACCGCGAATGTCGATTGCTCGCTTGTCGCGGACACCGGAACGCCTGCTGAGCGGCTGGGATTTACGAGCTGGCGTGTGCCGCACTATTGGCGTTCGAGCGGGTTTTACAGCCACTACACGACATTCGCCGAGGTCTTGATGCTTGTCGGGGCATTGGTGTTCGGTATCCTTGCGGCGGCATTCCTGCAAAAGCGCCAGCTGCCGCCCCAAGTGCCGCGTGTTCTGAGCTCGCGCCTGCTCATTGCGTTCGTATTCGGTGCGGTGATGCTTGCCCTTTTCCTGACCGTAACACGCGGTTCCGAAATGGCGATGCTCGCCGCCGCGTTCGTTATGATTCTCGTGATCGGCAGCCGAAAGGCGATCATTTCGATGACGGTCGTTACGATCATCGCCGGCGCGTTCGGACTTTACCTGCTTCAGCGTTCGCGCGATGTGGGTATGATCGACACCTCTGACGGCTCGACGCAATATCGCTTAATGATGTGGCGCGACGGCTTTCGAATATGGACAGCAAGCCCGCGCAACTTCATTTTCGGTGTCGGAATGGACTCGATCAAATCGCATTGGTTCGAGTGGGGAATGTTCGATAAAGGCTGGCAGCAAATGGGGCATTTTCATTCCCTTCCGATGCAGCTCGTTGCCGAACGCGGCCTGCCTGCATTGCTGATCTGGATCGCGGTCGTAGCTGCATTCCTGTTGGCGATGCAGCGTGCGATACGCAACGCCGATCCGCCTGACCGAGGCATTTTGCTTGGGTGTTTCGGAGCGATGGCGGGCTTTGTCGTCAGCGGCCTTGTGCATAACAACCTGGGCGATGCGGAAGTAGCGATCGTACTGTACATCATCATCGGCATCGGCATCGGGCTTGTCCGCACCATCGCACTAAAAGATCATGCTCAAGCGTCCGGTTCGTGAACGGCGAGTTTCGTTCTAAAATAGAAATTTCGGCCGTACGCGCCGAGCGAGGAAATGATATGGAGCATCTGAAAGCTGAGATCCGCAATGTTACGGCCGCCCTTCTTTTGATAATTCTGACAGCGGCATCGCTGCCGTTCGGTGCGGCCGCGCAAGCCGCGGCGAAGCCTGATAACACCGGCGCACTCGCAGCGATCGAAGCGAAAATAGACGCACGCCGTAAGGAACTCGGTATCCCAGGTGCCGCCCTCGTTATCGTAAAGGACGGCAAGATCATCTTTCTAAAAGGCTTGGGCTATCGAGACCTTGAGGGCAAGATAGCCGTCACACCCGACACACAGTTCCCGATCGGCTCCGCGACAAAGGCGTTCACGGCGTTGGCCCTCCTGATGGCTCAGGATGAAGGCAAACTCTCATTGGAAGACTCGCCAAAGCAATATCTGCCGTACTTCAAGATCAACGATCCCGATACGGACAAAGCCATTACGATCCGCGACCTTTTGCGGCACTCGTCGGGGCTGATGCGGACAGACCTTGCGATGCTTTCCGATAAGCTCGACCGTAAACAGCTTATTGAGGTTGCGGGCGAGGCAAAGCCGACCGCGAAGCTCGGTGCGGCGTTCCAATATCAGAACATAATGTTCGCGGCCGCCGGCGAGATCGTTGCGACGGTCGA from Chloracidobacterium sp. includes these protein-coding regions:
- a CDS encoding aminotransferase class V-fold PLP-dependent enzyme, coding for MIYLDNNATTRIADEVLEAMMPFMTGEFGNASSKHSAGTASRKVVKTAREQVAALLGAASPDEIVFTSGGTESDNWAILGALRVRPDSKHIITSAVEHEAVRFLCDRLEKEGCEVTRLGVDSEGLLDLDELRSALRPDTAIVSIMTANNETGVLFPIEAASRMVHEYSDALFHTDAVNAAGKTPINAAHTGVDLLSVSGHKFHAPKGIGALYIRRGVELPPHSIGGGQEAGRRAGTEAVHQIAGLGAAAELAGALAATEPVRALRDRLENGVLASIECASVNGTRDPQRRLANTSNISFEGLNGDMIMDMLDSRGICVSTGSACSDAHHRASATLAAMDVPFSRSMGSIRFSLSRYNTDRDIETLSDELPPIIEKLQAIAP
- a CDS encoding GAF domain-containing protein, producing the protein MDAILTITEPTGSTFEIELETGRLYMIGRAKGNDIVLNDSRVSRKHAHLSSGPQGFQIVDGYYENGKLVRSVNHVYVNGAPEQQWILSAGDKIRVGESVLEFGFKQPQAMPEPEPVVSAALAPGAVQYEDTPLGNTQVRISASEIIGGRSHLQIESPAATPDEVKDLRRKAKLLELMFEMSKTLGTIFDLEEIFEKATDLIFRGTPADRVIALLADETVDGKILTYSLYQIGSRTRDDSIKQLSEKMPVSRTITQKVMNEKVAILSQDARTDAQFVGSESIVSQGIRSTICAPLITQSNVHGVVYADRLDPFAAFTQDDLELVSAVAAQTAVTVETVKAHNRLAREEVARANYGRFLPEYVVKQLLENPNSFRLGGVNQTVTVLFADIRGFTALSEHEKPEKVVALLNRYFSAMTEVIFAHGGTLDKYIGDGLMALFGAPTASQNDPVNAVKAAVAMQKRVVKLNDELRAEGFPAVQVGVGLHTGEAVVGYIGSDKRSEYTAIGDTVNLASRLESNAGPGQILLSEATQTAAGNIFPVTAREPLSVKNRRQPVTLFELNWK
- a CDS encoding rod shape-determining protein; translated protein: MLKISSLKKLVTDSMAIDLGTSSIIIAVKDRGVVLDEPSLVAVNEMTEEIVAYGRDAGDMAGREGRDVAVVAPLTGGVVGDFERTKRMLAHFVKKAKTRGSNIAIQAVMSIVSDVTHVEQRALLNASEDAGIGKVFMMEEGLAAAFGVGVLPSDKRASAIVDIGSGTTNFAVIAKGAIVNSASDRHGSNAINDAIATHLRRHRGLQVGSETTEFIKTNFASAFLPSDLSRSMEVRGRDVQTGSPAAVEITAGEIYPIVEAIVRRIATRVKDTLTELRPEVAADIYDRGVILTGGGALLEGIDRYLREFIKLPVTVPDEPRYATVHGLVKMFDDQDLLERVSRNELHLLRNAEIPFEV
- a CDS encoding TIGR00159 family protein produces the protein MDYSDLIATLNTLRSVIDIALVFIIVYVVLKLLRGTRAVPTVIGMVILALLYWISVAYDLPTLEFVLRYAVAFIGIAIIVLFQSEIRQALMYFANRLRYPIIKRQRSQFGGSVYDEIVLAMTTLASDKTGALIVIERSVGLRNFIDAGVMLDARISYDLLVTIFRPETPLHDGAVIIQNERIAAASVFLPLTKNPEISRELGTRHRAAIGITEGSDAISLVVSEETGLITYVESGQVRRNLDPPTLRKLLLDAMQVPLTETLPASQFADDLAEGAD
- a CDS encoding O-antigen ligase family protein, whose product is MTRLDALAGIDEVRPAAKLLARTTFIFVVLMAFSIPFSIAAANITGGIALAAFTASLFVSKAARRPLHPVEIALVGLFLWSAVTAFTSYDRALSLDQLKGPLLFLIVMIVNRTIRNARAAWFITATLLVSTTIVALIAPVYRIIGRGIEIHGVAPDGALGAAGLIENDQLMRIGSTRIYDPADIVAACQRTGGVLKVPFHRPDYYGTANVDCSLVADTGTPAERLGFTSWRVPHYWRSSGFYSHYTTFAEVLMLVGALVFGILAAAFLQKRQLPPQVPRVLSSRLLIAFVFGAVMLALFLTVTRGSEMAMLAAAFVMILVIGSRKAIISMTVVTIIAGAFGLYLLQRSRDVGMIDTSDGSTQYRLMMWRDGFRIWTASPRNFIFGVGMDSIKSHWFEWGMFDKGWQQMGHFHSLPMQLVAERGLPALLIWIAVVAAFLLAMQRAIRNADPPDRGILLGCFGAMAGFVVSGLVHNNLGDAEVAIVLYIIIGIGIGLVRTIALKDHAQASGS